One window from the genome of Marinobacter sp. LV10R510-11A encodes:
- a CDS encoding cytochrome c oxidase subunit 3 produces the protein MADYQNYYVPEQSKWPIVATVGLGVTLFGAASIMVDGNQGESTSGAWMIFSAGILVMIYMLFGWFGSVIKESRSGLYSPQMDRSFRWGMSWFIFSEMMFFAAFFGALFYARVFAVPWLGGEGDRGSSNMLWEGFQATWPLINNPDPEAFPAPESVIGAWGLPLVNTILLVTSSFTVTVAHHALKADNRKKTKLWLGATILLALVFLFLQAEEYMHAYQELNLTLQSGIYGSTFFMLTGFHGVHVMLGTLMLIIMLIRIHKGHFTAESHFGFEATSWYWHFVDVVWLGLFVFVYVI, from the coding sequence ATGGCGGACTATCAGAATTACTACGTTCCCGAACAGAGCAAGTGGCCTATTGTTGCGACGGTGGGCCTAGGGGTTACCTTGTTCGGCGCGGCCTCGATTATGGTCGACGGCAACCAGGGCGAGAGCACGAGCGGCGCCTGGATGATCTTTTCAGCCGGCATATTGGTCATGATTTACATGCTGTTTGGCTGGTTTGGTAGCGTTATCAAAGAGAGCCGAAGCGGGCTCTACAGCCCACAGATGGATCGTTCGTTCCGTTGGGGCATGAGCTGGTTTATTTTCTCGGAAATGATGTTTTTTGCGGCGTTTTTTGGTGCACTTTTCTACGCCCGGGTGTTTGCTGTGCCCTGGCTCGGGGGCGAGGGCGACCGGGGCAGCTCCAACATGCTCTGGGAAGGTTTTCAGGCAACCTGGCCGCTGATCAATAACCCAGATCCAGAAGCCTTTCCCGCGCCGGAATCGGTGATCGGAGCTTGGGGCTTGCCGTTAGTGAACACTATTCTGCTGGTTACTTCGTCATTTACCGTAACGGTTGCGCACCATGCGCTTAAAGCAGACAACCGGAAGAAAACGAAGCTATGGCTGGGAGCCACCATATTGCTGGCGCTGGTATTTCTGTTTCTGCAGGCCGAAGAGTACATGCACGCCTACCAGGAGCTTAATCTAACGCTTCAGTCCGGTATCTACGGCAGCACCTTCTTTATGCTTACTGGCTTTCACGGTGTTCACGTGATGCTGGGCACATTAATGCTGATTATTATGCTGATACGCATCCACAAGGGGCATTTCACAGCAGAAAGCCACTTCGGATTTGAGGCAACCTCCTGGTACTGGCACTTTGTAGATGTGGTTTGGCTGGGTCTGTTTGTGTTCGTATATGTCATCTGA
- a CDS encoding cytochrome c oxidase assembly protein codes for MAEKPVNKSAPPRSNVRVVSWCVASVAGMFAFGFALVPLYDVFCDITGINGKTSGRYESTELTTPDMSRTIKVQFLAQNGPDMPWGFRPVERSVEVHPGEAITVNFYAENPTDRDMVGQAVPSLSPSEGTLYFHKTECFCFNQQPLAAGESTEMPLVFIVDRDLPSYISKLTLSYTLYDQGEPQAATENTTTINNG; via the coding sequence ATGGCTGAGAAACCGGTAAACAAATCCGCACCCCCGCGAAGTAATGTGCGGGTTGTCAGTTGGTGTGTTGCCAGCGTGGCAGGTATGTTTGCCTTCGGTTTTGCATTGGTGCCTCTGTATGACGTTTTCTGTGACATTACCGGCATTAATGGCAAGACCAGTGGCCGTTATGAATCGACCGAGCTTACGACGCCAGATATGAGTCGCACCATTAAAGTGCAGTTTCTGGCGCAGAACGGGCCGGATATGCCCTGGGGGTTTCGCCCGGTGGAGCGCAGTGTCGAGGTTCATCCCGGTGAGGCGATTACCGTAAATTTCTACGCTGAGAACCCGACTGACCGGGATATGGTGGGGCAAGCGGTACCGAGCCTGTCGCCATCGGAGGGCACCCTGTACTTCCATAAAACAGAGTGTTTCTGCTTCAACCAGCAACCATTGGCGGCCGGCGAAAGTACAGAAATGCCTTTGGTTTTTATTGTGGACCGGGATCTGCCCAGCTACATCAGCAAACTGACGCTGTCCTATACGCTGTATGATCAGGGTGAGCCACAAGCGGCTACGGAAAATACAACAACAATCAATAATGGATAA
- a CDS encoding putative bifunctional diguanylate cyclase/phosphodiesterase translates to MTSREASLQKYYSRALEIALLVTVIMAFAIVLALLIARYLGRPVLQLAHYARAVGQGENPQAPDIRTGGELRQLRDALRDTLARLTRREAQIHHTATHDEVTGLGNRSALMHTAKECFNAGERCSLIGLRVSDLSDLNDTLGLEFGDKVLMGLATRLRDELPDANLIARTGGGGDFLALIPEQSHETLEQRAQALHSKVESPLSIDNTPFSLRTTLITLQLPTDACNANELRRRVNLTFEQALQQGFAVTRYEPGQDENHLRELKLISDLHSAIRNGGLHMNYQPKLDSRTGQLLQVEALVRWIHPDLGFISPEEFIFLAEQSGQIHDLTDHILQQVADGARAWFRTGLDAGVAINLSAMDLTSPGLADRVASIFADWHHSMDRITLEVTESALMDDPIEAMATLNRLRELGVTLSVDDFGTGYSSLSQLRKLPVQELKIDKSFVLKLNTEPQDQLIVKSTIDMAHGLGLKVVAEGIENLEAWKLLQSWGCNLGQGFYLSRPVSADNLAQTAAAIAERQQELSKTPPERSP, encoded by the coding sequence ATGACCAGCCGGGAAGCCAGCCTACAGAAATACTACAGCCGGGCGCTGGAAATAGCTCTGCTGGTTACGGTGATTATGGCGTTTGCCATAGTGCTGGCATTGCTTATCGCAAGATATCTCGGCCGGCCGGTGCTGCAACTCGCCCACTACGCCCGTGCAGTCGGCCAGGGGGAGAACCCGCAAGCGCCCGACATTCGCACGGGCGGTGAACTTCGGCAGCTTCGGGATGCTCTTCGCGATACGCTGGCCAGGCTCACCCGGCGCGAAGCCCAAATCCATCACACCGCAACCCATGACGAAGTAACCGGCTTGGGCAATCGTAGCGCCCTGATGCACACTGCCAAAGAGTGCTTCAACGCCGGAGAGCGCTGCAGCCTGATTGGTCTACGCGTGAGCGACCTTTCAGACCTCAACGACACGCTTGGCCTGGAGTTTGGCGACAAAGTATTGATGGGCCTCGCAACGCGGCTGCGTGACGAACTCCCGGATGCCAACCTAATTGCACGCACCGGCGGCGGCGGCGATTTTCTGGCGCTTATTCCAGAGCAAAGCCATGAAACTCTGGAACAGCGGGCGCAGGCTCTGCATAGCAAAGTCGAATCGCCCCTGAGCATCGACAATACTCCGTTTTCACTGCGCACTACCCTGATAACGCTGCAGCTGCCCACCGATGCCTGTAATGCCAATGAACTGAGAAGGCGTGTAAACCTAACGTTCGAGCAGGCCCTGCAGCAGGGTTTTGCAGTCACACGATACGAGCCAGGGCAGGACGAGAACCACCTGCGCGAACTCAAACTGATCTCCGATTTGCACAGTGCCATCCGAAACGGTGGCCTGCACATGAATTATCAACCAAAACTGGACAGCCGCACCGGGCAGTTACTTCAGGTGGAAGCTCTGGTGCGCTGGATACACCCTGATTTAGGCTTTATATCACCCGAAGAATTCATCTTTCTGGCGGAGCAGTCGGGGCAAATCCACGACCTAACCGATCATATCCTTCAGCAGGTTGCTGATGGTGCCCGAGCTTGGTTCCGCACAGGCCTGGATGCGGGCGTGGCGATCAATCTTTCGGCTATGGATTTGACCTCACCGGGGCTGGCCGACCGCGTAGCCAGCATATTCGCCGACTGGCACCACAGCATGGATCGTATCACCCTGGAAGTGACGGAAAGCGCCCTAATGGACGATCCCATAGAGGCCATGGCCACACTGAACCGGTTACGAGAACTTGGGGTTACCCTATCCGTTGATGACTTTGGCACCGGGTATTCCTCGCTGTCGCAGCTACGCAAACTGCCGGTGCAGGAACTTAAAATCGACAAATCCTTTGTGTTAAAGCTGAATACCGAGCCTCAGGATCAGCTGATTGTAAAATCCACCATCGATATGGCCCACGGCCTTGGCCTCAAGGTGGTCGCAGAAGGCATCGAAAACCTGGAAGCCTGGAAATTACTGCAGTCTTGGGGCTGCAACCTTGGCCAAGGTTTCTATCTGAGCCGCCCGGTTTCTGCAGATAACCTTGCGCAGACCGCGGCCGCTATTGCCGAACGCCAGCAAGAGCTGAGCAAAACACCGCCGGAGCGCTCGCCATGA
- the ctaD gene encoding cytochrome c oxidase subunit I, whose amino-acid sequence MSAVADTHAQDQHHGPASGISRWLLTTNHKDIGTMYLIFSFAMFLLGGSMAMVIRAELFQPGLQIVQPEFFNQMTTMHGLLMVFGAVMPAFVGLANWMIPLMIGAPDMALPRMNNWSFWLLPCASLILISTLFMDGGGPNFGWTFYAPLSTTYGPPSTTFFIFAVHIMGVSSIMGAINVIATILNLRAPGMTMMKMPMFVWTWLITAFLLIAVMPVLAGVLTMMLMDINFGTSFFNAAGGGDPVLFQHVFWFFGHPEVYIMILPAFGAVSQIIPTFSRKPLFGYSSMVYATGAIALLSFLVWAHHMFTVGVPVAGQLFFMYATLLIAVPTGVKVFNWVATMFRGSLTFETPMLFAIAFVILFSIGGFSGLMLAIAPADFQYHDTYFVVAHFHYVLVPGAIFGIFASAYYWLPKWTGHMYDETLGKTHFWLSFVGMNLAFFPMHFLGLAGMPRRIPDYALQFADFNMVSSIGAFMFGSTQLLFLFIVVKCARGGEKAPARPWEGAEGLEWEIPSPAPYHTFTTPPEVK is encoded by the coding sequence ATGAGTGCGGTTGCAGATACCCACGCACAGGATCAACATCACGGGCCGGCTAGCGGCATCAGCCGTTGGCTGCTGACCACGAACCACAAAGATATCGGGACCATGTACCTGATATTCAGCTTCGCCATGTTCCTCCTGGGCGGATCCATGGCGATGGTTATTCGGGCAGAATTATTCCAGCCAGGGCTACAGATCGTTCAGCCGGAATTTTTCAACCAGATGACCACTATGCATGGACTGCTTATGGTTTTTGGTGCGGTTATGCCGGCGTTCGTTGGGCTGGCAAACTGGATGATACCGCTAATGATTGGCGCGCCAGACATGGCTCTGCCGCGGATGAACAACTGGAGCTTCTGGCTGCTGCCCTGTGCTTCCCTAATTCTGATTTCAACCTTGTTCATGGACGGCGGCGGGCCCAATTTCGGCTGGACGTTTTATGCGCCACTGTCCACCACATACGGGCCTCCGAGCACCACCTTCTTTATCTTCGCTGTCCACATCATGGGCGTGTCTTCGATCATGGGCGCTATTAACGTGATCGCCACGATTCTGAACCTGCGGGCGCCGGGAATGACCATGATGAAGATGCCCATGTTTGTCTGGACCTGGTTAATCACGGCGTTTCTGCTGATCGCTGTAATGCCGGTGCTGGCGGGTGTGTTAACCATGATGCTGATGGACATCAACTTTGGTACCAGCTTCTTTAATGCCGCTGGTGGTGGAGACCCGGTTCTGTTCCAGCATGTGTTCTGGTTCTTTGGGCATCCGGAGGTCTATATTATGATCCTCCCGGCCTTTGGGGCGGTATCGCAGATTATTCCCACGTTTTCACGCAAGCCGCTGTTCGGTTATTCCTCGATGGTCTACGCGACAGGTGCGATTGCGCTGCTCTCGTTCCTGGTATGGGCGCATCACATGTTTACGGTGGGGGTACCTGTTGCCGGCCAGTTATTCTTCATGTACGCCACGCTTCTGATTGCCGTACCCACAGGAGTGAAGGTGTTCAACTGGGTGGCAACTATGTTCCGGGGGTCGCTCACGTTTGAGACGCCCATGCTGTTTGCCATCGCCTTTGTAATCCTGTTTAGCATCGGCGGCTTCTCCGGCTTGATGTTGGCGATTGCCCCGGCTGATTTCCAGTATCACGACACCTACTTTGTGGTTGCTCACTTCCATTATGTGCTGGTGCCCGGAGCTATCTTCGGCATCTTTGCGTCGGCCTATTATTGGCTGCCCAAATGGACTGGCCACATGTACGACGAAACTCTCGGCAAAACCCATTTCTGGTTGTCGTTCGTCGGGATGAACCTGGCCTTCTTCCCTATGCACTTCCTGGGCCTTGCCGGGATGCCCCGCCGGATTCCGGATTACGCTCTGCAGTTTGCCGATTTCAATATGGTATCGAGCATCGGAGCGTTCATGTTTGGTTCGACCCAGCTGCTGTTCCTTTTCATTGTTGTGAAGTGCGCCAGAGGCGGTGAAAAAGCACCTGCTCGGCCTTGGGAAGGTGCAGAAGGGCTTGAATGGGAGATACCTTCACCGGCGCCTTATCACACATTTACCACACCACCTGAAGTGAAATAG
- a CDS encoding twin transmembrane helix small protein has translation MLKALIIILMLAVIASLFSGLFFLIRDGGKTNRVVNSLAVRVALSVLLLAVILLSLWQGSLTLNPTP, from the coding sequence ATGCTCAAAGCTCTTATCATTATTCTCATGCTCGCCGTTATAGCTAGCCTTTTCAGCGGTCTGTTTTTCCTCATCAGAGACGGCGGAAAAACCAACCGAGTGGTGAATTCCCTCGCTGTTCGAGTAGCATTAAGCGTACTACTTCTGGCCGTTATTCTTCTATCTCTGTGGCAAGGGAGCCTGACACTGAACCCGACTCCCTGA
- a CDS encoding MATE family efflux transporter produces MTFRPSITDRRLWALAWPLMLTNLTVPLLGLVDTAVLGHLESPVYLGAVAVGANLFSILYWTFGFMRMGTTGLAAQAWGKRDSFSQVALLLRSVMLAMGIGLLLILCHQPLIRIGLALMNPSAGVTELAAEYASIRIWSAPAVLCQYTLVGWLIGTQFPRGPMIMLIVANGLNIVLDVLFVTVLGWNSRGVAIATVIAEYGAAIIGFAIVLRRMPDGQRLTRELFGQLADYMAILQVNRYIMVRTIALLLVLAFFTAQGARQGDTMLAANAVLITFLLLISNALDGFANAAEALIGESVGRNSKRQFFVVFRCALRWSLWGSLLLTVVFVVGGRALIALLTGIEEVRTTAWQYLPWLWLLPFASVWGFLFDGVFIGATRTRDMQNAMLFSALGVFAPVWWLTTSWGNHGLWFSLICLMLARAASMGWLCWSHTRNDRWFSTR; encoded by the coding sequence ATGACCTTTAGACCGTCTATTACAGACCGGCGCTTATGGGCTCTGGCATGGCCGTTGATGCTCACCAACCTTACTGTTCCATTACTAGGGCTGGTGGACACCGCTGTTCTGGGACATCTCGAAAGCCCCGTATACCTTGGCGCAGTGGCTGTTGGCGCCAACTTGTTCAGCATCCTCTACTGGACGTTCGGCTTTATGCGCATGGGCACTACGGGACTTGCCGCGCAGGCTTGGGGCAAGCGCGACAGTTTCAGCCAGGTTGCCCTGCTGCTGCGCTCAGTGATGCTAGCCATGGGTATCGGCCTGCTGCTTATCTTATGCCATCAGCCTCTGATTCGGATCGGGCTGGCGCTTATGAATCCGAGTGCGGGCGTTACCGAACTTGCCGCTGAGTACGCAAGCATAAGAATCTGGAGCGCACCGGCCGTGCTGTGTCAGTACACGCTTGTGGGCTGGCTGATAGGAACCCAGTTTCCCCGGGGCCCCATGATTATGCTCATAGTCGCCAACGGTCTGAATATCGTGCTGGATGTACTTTTCGTGACAGTACTGGGCTGGAACAGCCGGGGCGTGGCTATTGCTACTGTCATCGCAGAGTATGGCGCTGCAATCATTGGTTTCGCCATTGTGCTGCGCCGCATGCCAGACGGGCAACGGCTCACCAGAGAGCTGTTCGGACAGCTTGCGGACTATATGGCCATCCTGCAGGTAAATCGTTACATCATGGTTCGCACCATCGCCCTGCTGCTGGTGCTGGCGTTTTTTACCGCTCAGGGGGCTCGCCAAGGCGACACCATGCTGGCTGCCAATGCTGTGCTAATCACCTTTCTGCTTCTGATCTCCAACGCGCTGGACGGCTTCGCCAACGCCGCCGAAGCTCTTATCGGCGAATCTGTTGGCAGGAACAGCAAGCGGCAGTTTTTCGTGGTGTTTCGCTGCGCGCTGCGCTGGTCTCTTTGGGGCTCGTTGTTGCTGACCGTTGTGTTCGTTGTTGGAGGCCGCGCTCTGATAGCGTTGCTGACTGGCATTGAAGAGGTGCGCACCACCGCCTGGCAATACCTGCCTTGGCTCTGGCTATTACCTTTCGCCTCAGTCTGGGGCTTTCTGTTCGATGGCGTATTCATTGGCGCTACACGCACTCGGGATATGCAGAACGCCATGCTGTTTTCAGCGCTGGGCGTTTTCGCGCCCGTGTGGTGGCTAACCACAAGCTGGGGCAACCACGGGCTCTGGTTTTCTCTCATATGCCTTATGCTCGCTCGCGCAGCAAGTATGGGCTGGCTGTGCTGGTCACACACGCGCAACGATCGATGGTTCAGTACTCGGTAA
- a CDS encoding methylamine utilization protein — protein sequence MRKQTILLLVGCLLSGPVLSEELTVRVQVANGTGPLTGAVVYLNDGSQAAPVQAEVVQKDRMFHPHVLILPAGSSVNFPNRDNTQHHVYSFSPTKPFDLQLYAGEPEAPVLFDKPGIVELGCNIHDHMQAFIVVADTRAIGQTNEQGEVTLALDFGGIQAPDSLSLNIWHPRLPDNTKPVVREIEFASLANTTIETINIELDPEPRNEGPMDLLQKRFQEL from the coding sequence ATGAGAAAACAAACGATCTTGCTGCTGGTCGGGTGCCTGTTATCCGGCCCAGTGCTGTCCGAGGAGCTAACAGTACGGGTGCAAGTCGCTAACGGTACCGGCCCGTTGACCGGCGCGGTGGTGTATTTGAATGATGGCAGCCAGGCAGCTCCCGTGCAGGCAGAAGTTGTTCAGAAAGACCGCATGTTCCACCCCCATGTGCTAATTCTGCCTGCCGGATCCAGTGTGAACTTCCCTAACCGGGACAACACCCAACATCACGTTTATTCATTCTCGCCAACAAAACCTTTTGACCTTCAACTCTATGCGGGCGAGCCCGAAGCTCCGGTTCTGTTTGATAAGCCGGGTATTGTCGAACTTGGCTGTAATATTCACGACCACATGCAGGCGTTTATTGTGGTGGCCGATACCCGCGCCATTGGGCAAACCAATGAACAGGGAGAAGTCACTCTCGCGCTGGACTTTGGCGGCATTCAGGCACCCGACTCGCTGAGCTTGAATATCTGGCACCCCCGTCTGCCAGACAACACTAAGCCGGTGGTTCGGGAAATTGAGTTCGCCAGTTTGGCAAACACTACTATAGAAACCATTAACATTGAGCTGGATCCCGAGCCACGCAACGAAGGCCCCATGGATCTTCTTCAAAAGCGCTTCCAGGAGCTTTGA
- the coxB gene encoding cytochrome c oxidase subunit II encodes MRVHAKRAGALLGGLSFPALSLADWTVNMTPGVTGTSNDIFDLHMTIFWICVAIGVVVFGIMFWSIFAYRKSRGAKPANFHENTLVEVLWTLIPLVILIVMAIPATTTLIDMYDTTESDIDIKVTGYQWKWQYEYINEDFGYFSNTTTPSEQINNRQVKGENYLLEVDNPMVIPVGKKVRFLLTANDVIHSWWVPAFGVKKDAIPGFINEAWTRVDKAGIYRGQCAELCGRNHGFMPVVVKAVPEEEYNVWVAEQKAAAEKERELTQKDWTMEELMERGEKAYASACAACHQADGSGAPPAFPALKGSAIATGDMAAHLDIVVNGKSGTAMQAFGGQLNEADLAAIITYERNAWGNKVGDMVTPKEIFDYKNAQ; translated from the coding sequence ATGCGCGTGCACGCTAAGCGGGCAGGTGCCCTGTTAGGTGGTCTGTCGTTCCCCGCTCTGTCCTTGGCGGACTGGACGGTAAACATGACCCCCGGGGTGACCGGCACCAGTAACGACATATTTGACCTTCACATGACCATTTTCTGGATCTGCGTCGCTATCGGTGTCGTGGTATTCGGAATCATGTTCTGGTCCATCTTCGCCTATCGCAAGTCTAGGGGCGCTAAACCTGCAAACTTTCACGAGAATACGCTGGTTGAGGTTCTGTGGACGCTTATACCGTTGGTCATTCTAATTGTTATGGCGATTCCTGCCACCACAACTCTGATAGACATGTACGACACCACGGAGTCGGATATAGACATCAAGGTGACTGGCTATCAATGGAAGTGGCAGTACGAGTATATCAACGAAGACTTCGGCTATTTTTCGAACACGACAACACCTTCGGAACAGATCAACAACCGTCAGGTTAAAGGCGAAAACTATTTGCTGGAAGTGGATAACCCGATGGTCATTCCTGTGGGCAAAAAGGTTCGCTTCTTGCTGACGGCAAACGACGTTATTCACTCCTGGTGGGTGCCGGCTTTCGGCGTCAAAAAGGATGCTATTCCTGGTTTTATCAATGAAGCATGGACCCGCGTGGACAAGGCTGGCATCTACCGTGGTCAGTGCGCCGAGTTGTGCGGCAGGAATCACGGCTTCATGCCAGTGGTTGTGAAGGCAGTGCCAGAAGAGGAATACAACGTCTGGGTTGCCGAACAAAAAGCAGCGGCCGAGAAAGAGCGTGAGCTGACCCAGAAAGACTGGACCATGGAAGAGTTGATGGAGCGCGGCGAGAAAGCCTATGCCAGCGCCTGTGCAGCCTGCCACCAGGCTGACGGTAGTGGCGCGCCACCTGCATTCCCTGCACTTAAAGGTAGCGCGATTGCTACCGGAGACATGGCCGCACACCTCGATATTGTGGTGAACGGTAAATCCGGTACGGCAATGCAGGCTTTCGGTGGTCAGCTGAATGAAGCGGATCTTGCGGCCATCATTACCTACGAGCGGAACGCCTGGGGTAATAAGGTGGGTGACATGGTCACGCCGAAAGAAATCTTCGATTACAAGAATGCACAGTAA